A genomic segment from Paenibacillus sp. FSL K6-1096 encodes:
- the dmpG gene encoding 4-hydroxy-2-oxovalerate aldolase, translating into MHPLIISDPTLRDGSHAVKHQLTRENLELYSQMAEKAGLAVLEVGHGNGLGASSLQLGESLLSDAEMLSICRSNLRRTLLSIHVIPGFATINRDLQAALGLGVDIVRVASHCTEADLTKRHIEYVRNQGRTAYGVLMMSHMAPAEVLGIEALKMQSYGAQAVILMDSAGAYLPGDVTAKIQYLRSILDIPVGFHAHNNLGLAIGNSLAAAEAGATILDGTARGFGAGAGNAQLEALVAALHHSGWDTGIELYALLELAEQAELAFAKAPKLGSMSIVSGMAGVFSGFVKPVERIAKEYHVDPKAVMVELGRRKVVAGQEDLILEAALTLSQQS; encoded by the coding sequence ATGCATCCACTTATCATTAGCGATCCTACATTAAGAGACGGCTCTCATGCTGTGAAGCACCAGTTGACCCGGGAGAATCTGGAGCTCTATTCACAGATGGCGGAGAAGGCAGGACTGGCCGTGCTGGAGGTGGGACATGGTAACGGTCTCGGCGCCTCCTCTCTTCAGCTTGGTGAAAGCCTGCTGTCGGATGCAGAGATGCTGTCTATTTGCCGAAGCAATCTCCGGCGTACCCTATTGTCTATCCATGTTATCCCGGGCTTTGCTACGATTAACCGGGATTTGCAGGCTGCACTGGGGCTGGGCGTCGATATCGTGCGTGTTGCCTCCCATTGTACGGAGGCTGACCTGACGAAACGTCATATCGAATATGTGCGCAATCAGGGCCGAACAGCCTACGGTGTTCTTATGATGTCACATATGGCACCCGCTGAGGTCTTGGGCATCGAAGCTCTAAAGATGCAGAGCTACGGTGCCCAGGCGGTCATTCTGATGGATTCGGCAGGGGCATATCTTCCGGGGGATGTGACTGCGAAGATTCAATACTTACGCAGCATTCTGGATATTCCTGTCGGCTTCCATGCGCATAACAATCTTGGCCTCGCCATCGGCAATTCGCTTGCGGCTGCTGAGGCTGGGGCAACCATACTTGACGGTACAGCACGCGGATTCGGGGCCGGGGCTGGCAATGCCCAACTGGAAGCACTGGTGGCGGCACTGCATCATTCCGGCTGGGATACGGGAATCGAACTGTATGCCTTGCTTGAGCTAGCCGAACAAGCGGAGCTTGCCTTCGCCAAGGCTCCCAAGCTCGGCAGCATGAGTATTGTCAGCGGCATGGCCGGAGTGTTCTCAGGCTTCGTGAAGCCGGTGGAACGGATTGCCAAGGAATACCATGTCGATCCCAAAGCGGTTATGGTCGAGCTCGGACGCCGCAAGGTTGTGGCCGGGCAAGAGGACCTGATTCTTGAGGCGGCGCTAACCCTGTCACAGCAATCCTGA
- a CDS encoding glycosyltransferase family 2 protein, with the protein MEAEQQGLFSLCMIVKNEETVLGRCLDSVRDLMDEIIIVDTGSTDRTVTVAGWYTEKVFAYPWDEDFAAARNYSYEQATMPYVIWMDADELLTAPEAVKLARLKQQLAQEQEGVEVIWLRTRLSPQSSQAAPAAVPVYPERRPRVVRRGLFRWQGRVHEELVIGASSPMNTDICIDHRPSAVHTERNLQILKRWIAEEGKAEGRLLIHYANDCFDARDYQAAAASYEQVIREPSRCKEERITSCLRLSECYRELGEAELRLNSLFRSFGFGLPQADVCCAIAGFFEERREWESAIYWYLQAIDRQTVPPGERPVSQACYTWLPHVLVSRCFAAAGEWQQAYRHNEQALAYLPGNQVLLGKRSELQQVLEEKRQGKE; encoded by the coding sequence ATGGAAGCAGAACAGCAGGGTCTGTTCAGTCTGTGTATGATTGTGAAGAATGAAGAAACTGTCTTAGGACGTTGTCTGGATTCGGTCAGAGACCTGATGGATGAGATTATTATTGTGGATACAGGATCAACAGATAGGACAGTTACAGTGGCAGGCTGGTATACGGAGAAGGTATTTGCGTATCCGTGGGATGAGGATTTCGCAGCCGCCCGCAACTATTCCTACGAGCAGGCGACGATGCCTTATGTCATCTGGATGGATGCGGATGAGCTACTGACCGCGCCGGAAGCTGTGAAGCTGGCCCGGCTGAAGCAGCAGCTTGCACAGGAGCAAGAGGGGGTAGAAGTGATCTGGTTGCGGACCCGCCTATCTCCGCAGTCTTCACAAGCTGCTCCCGCTGCTGTGCCGGTGTATCCGGAGCGCCGTCCCCGTGTTGTTAGGCGCGGGCTTTTCCGCTGGCAGGGACGGGTCCATGAAGAGTTGGTTATTGGAGCAAGCTCCCCTATGAACACGGACATCTGCATTGACCATCGTCCGTCCGCTGTTCATACGGAACGCAATCTGCAGATTCTAAAGCGCTGGATCGCTGAGGAAGGCAAGGCTGAAGGAAGGCTGCTCATCCACTATGCGAATGATTGCTTCGATGCCCGGGATTATCAAGCTGCTGCTGCTTCCTATGAACAGGTAATACGCGAGCCTAGCCGCTGCAAGGAGGAGAGGATTACAAGTTGTCTGCGGTTGTCAGAATGCTACCGGGAGCTAGGTGAAGCGGAGCTCAGGCTGAATAGTCTCTTCCGCTCTTTTGGCTTCGGGTTGCCCCAGGCAGATGTCTGCTGCGCTATAGCCGGATTCTTCGAGGAACGCCGGGAGTGGGAGAGTGCAATCTACTGGTATCTACAGGCAATCGACCGGCAGACTGTACCTCCGGGAGAACGACCGGTCTCCCAGGCCTGTTACACCTGGCTGCCCCATGTCCTGGTCAGCCGCTGCTTCGCCGCCGCCGGAGAATGGCAGCAGGCTTACCGGCATAATGAGCAGGCCTTGGCTTACCTGCCGGGGAATCAGGTCTTGCTGGGCAAAAGAAGCGAATTACAGCAGGTGCTTGAAGAGAAGCGCCAAGGGAAAGAATAA
- the rfbA gene encoding glucose-1-phosphate thymidylyltransferase RfbA, translating into MKGIILAGGSGTRLHPLTKSISKQILPVYDKPMIYYPLSVLMLAGIRDILIISTGRDIRLFQDLLGNGGQLGLSFQYAVQEQPRGLAEAFLIGEEFIGADQVCMILGDNIFYGQSFSSILERAVRQKEGATIFGCRVQDPSAYGVVEFDSTGKVVALEEKPLYPRSHYAVPGLYFYDQLVVEIARHIKPSRRGEIEITDVNQEYLSRGQLNVELFGRGMAWLDTGTPDSLLEAANLVETVQKRQGLYVACIEEIAFNKGYISREQLLELARPLRKLAYGQYLSSIAEDNPA; encoded by the coding sequence ATGAAGGGAATTATTCTGGCGGGCGGCTCGGGGACGAGACTGCATCCGCTGACGAAGTCGATCTCCAAGCAGATTCTGCCGGTATATGACAAGCCGATGATTTATTATCCTCTGTCTGTCTTAATGCTGGCAGGCATCCGGGATATCCTGATTATCTCCACCGGGAGAGACATCCGGCTGTTCCAGGATCTTCTCGGCAACGGCGGGCAGCTTGGCCTGTCCTTCCAATATGCAGTGCAGGAGCAGCCGCGCGGACTTGCCGAGGCGTTCCTGATCGGAGAAGAATTCATTGGAGCAGATCAGGTGTGCATGATTCTGGGCGACAACATCTTCTATGGACAGAGCTTCAGCTCTATTCTGGAGCGAGCCGTCCGGCAGAAGGAGGGCGCCACGATCTTCGGCTGCCGGGTACAAGATCCTTCTGCTTATGGCGTTGTAGAATTTGACAGCACGGGCAAAGTGGTTGCACTGGAGGAGAAGCCGTTGTATCCCCGCTCCCATTATGCAGTGCCAGGCTTGTATTTCTATGACCAGCTGGTGGTGGAGATTGCAAGACATATTAAGCCTTCTCGGCGCGGTGAAATCGAGATTACGGATGTTAACCAGGAGTATTTAAGCAGAGGCCAACTGAACGTGGAGTTATTCGGCCGGGGAATGGCCTGGCTGGATACCGGGACGCCGGATTCATTGCTGGAGGCTGCCAATCTGGTGGAGACGGTCCAGAAGCGGCAAGGGCTGTACGTGGCGTGCATTGAAGAGATTGCTTTCAATAAAGGGTACATCTCGAGGGAGCAGCTTCTGGAGCTGGCAAGGCCGCTGCGCAAGCTGGCCTACGGGCAATACTTGTCAAGCATAGCAGAGGATAATCCGGCTTGA